The region GCAGAGCTGGCCAAATCGGCTTTCCCTGACGGATTCTCCACCAAGCTGCTGGTGGCTTCCGGCAACAGTACCCGGGCACAGGAAGCCCAGATTATCCAGGCCGCCGGCCAGGCGATCGGGATCAAGATTGAGATTGAATCGGTCGAGCTGGCTACCTTCCGCGAACGCTTCTTCGCTTATGATTTCGCCGCGATGCTGAACAGCGGTCAGGCGGATTCCCCGGAAGCGAACTCGATTCTGGCGTTCCAGACCGACCCGGAAGGCTTCAGCAAATCGTACTGGACGCATTACACGAATGAGAAGGTAACCAAGCTGCTATATGAAGGCCAGAAGACAGCTGACGGTGAAGGACGGGCTGCCATCTACACCGAGCTTTTACAGACGCTTGCCGATGAAGTTCCTTACATTCCGCTGTACTATCCGGATATCCTGATCGGCGCCCGTTCTTCTGTTGACGGACTTGTGGTTCTGCCTAACGGCAGCATCCGTCTGGAAGATGTCCGGCTAACTAAATGATGAAATCCAAGCTGACCCTGAGCGGTGCAGCTGGAAACAACGGTTCTTACAAGTGGCTGGCCTTAGCCCTTGTAAGAGCCTTACTTGTTATCCTCTGCGTAATGACGGCGGTCTTTTTCCTGATCCGAATGGTACCCGGCGACCCCGCCAAAATGATTCTCGGTGAATACAGCACACCAGAAGCACTTAAGAGTATGCACCACACACTGGGACTGGATCTCTCCCTGTGGGATCAGTTCACCCGGTTCGTGAAGCTGCTGTTCACTCAGGGAGATACCGGAAACTCCATTGTTGCCGGCACCTCGACCAGAGAGCTGATTGCAGAGCGTGCGCCGGTCACACTACTGCTGATTGTAATCGCCTCGGGTCTTGCGATAATTACAGCACTACTGCTGGCAACGGTTGCTGCCACCCACAAGGACAAGCTGCTAGACCATCTGATCCGCATTATTCCAGCGGTCACCCTCGGGATGCCGGTCTTCTGGGTTGGGATTCTGTTCATTCTGTTCTTCAGCGTTCGGCTTGGCTGGTTCCCGGTAGGTGGAATCGGCGAGGGCTGGTCGGGTACGCTCCATAGTCTGGTGCTTCCGGCGGTCACGATTGCTTTTTCACAGATTCCTACGCTGGTCCGCTCGCTGCGTGCACAAATGCTGGAAGTGCTGGAATCCGAATTCGTTGTCACTCTCCGTGCAGCTGGAATCCCGTCCAGAGTGATCCTGTTCAAGCATGTGCTGCGCAATTCGGCATTGCCGACCCTGATGCTGCTTGGAGTAAATGTGTCCTACCTGATCGGGGGAACGCTCGTTGTGGAGCAGGTCTTCGGGATCAAGGGCATTGGCAGCCTGCTGTTCACCTCCATCTCGAATAGAGATTTTCCGGTGATTCAAGGGATTGCGCTCTATTGTGCGCTGGCTGTTGTGATTATCAGTCTGCTGATCGAAATGATCTCCGGGTGGCTTGATCCCAGAACGAAGGGGAAATCATGAATACTACACAGATAGACACAGCCCTGCCGGAACTCGGGAAGCCCGCAAGCGGACTCCGAAGAGTGCTTAACACCCCGTCACTGCTGATCGGAATCATTATGTTCGTTATACTTATACTACTCGCCATATTCATCCCTTACTTAAGTCCGTACAACCCTACGGAGCAGAATCTGAGCGCCTTCCTGCAGCCGCCTTCCGCAGCCCACTGGCTCGGTACCGACCAGCTTGGCCGTGATTTGTTCACCAGACTGATCTATGCCGCCCGGACGGATCTGACGATCATGGTGCTGGCTGAGATTATTCCGTTCTGCACGGGCGTCATGCTGGGTATGATCTCGGGGTACTATGGCAAATGGACCGATAGAATCATATCGCTGATCACGGACACTTTTATTGCCTTCCCTTTCTATCTGATCGTCATTATCGTGGCCTTCGCCAGCGGGGCAGGGGAGCGCGGAATCTATATCACCTTCATTCTCGTAGGCTGGATTGTATTCGCCCGTGTGGTCAGAGGACTTAGCGCGTCCTTCCGGAAGCAGGAATGGATTGCCTCAGCGCAGACACTCGGTCTGCCCGGATACCGAATCCTTCTGCGCCATCTTCTGCCGAATGTATTGCCGCAAGCCGTTGTCGTGCTGATGACAGATATGATCGGACTCCTGGTAGCCATCGTTACGCTGGGTTACCTGGGGATAGGGATTGCCCCGCCTACGCCGGATTGGGGAACGATGATCGCTGACGGACAGCCCTTCATTACCACAGCCTGGTGGTTGTCGGCGGTTCCCGGCTTCGCAGTCGTGTATACGGGAATTGCGTTGTCTCTTCTGGGAGACGGACTGGCTGATGTCTGGAGGAGAAAAGGATGACAACACAACCTGTACTTGAACTCGAAGAACTGACACTAGCTGCCCCGTCCACAGAAATTCTGGTTAACAGCGTTAGCTTCTCCCTTGAGCGCGGCGAAAGCCTCGGACTAGTGGGCGAATCCG is a window of Paenibacillus sp. FSL H3-0469 DNA encoding:
- a CDS encoding ABC transporter permease, with product MNTTQIDTALPELGKPASGLRRVLNTPSLLIGIIMFVILILLAIFIPYLSPYNPTEQNLSAFLQPPSAAHWLGTDQLGRDLFTRLIYAARTDLTIMVLAEIIPFCTGVMLGMISGYYGKWTDRIISLITDTFIAFPFYLIVIIVAFASGAGERGIYITFILVGWIVFARVVRGLSASFRKQEWIASAQTLGLPGYRILLRHLLPNVLPQAVVVLMTDMIGLLVAIVTLGYLGIGIAPPTPDWGTMIADGQPFITTAWWLSAVPGFAVVYTGIALSLLGDGLADVWRRKG
- a CDS encoding ABC transporter permease produces the protein MMKSKLTLSGAAGNNGSYKWLALALVRALLVILCVMTAVFFLIRMVPGDPAKMILGEYSTPEALKSMHHTLGLDLSLWDQFTRFVKLLFTQGDTGNSIVAGTSTRELIAERAPVTLLLIVIASGLAIITALLLATVAATHKDKLLDHLIRIIPAVTLGMPVFWVGILFILFFSVRLGWFPVGGIGEGWSGTLHSLVLPAVTIAFSQIPTLVRSLRAQMLEVLESEFVVTLRAAGIPSRVILFKHVLRNSALPTLMLLGVNVSYLIGGTLVVEQVFGIKGIGSLLFTSISNRDFPVIQGIALYCALAVVIISLLIEMISGWLDPRTKGKS